One window from the genome of Streptomyces sp. WZ-12 encodes:
- a CDS encoding cell division initiation protein, whose translation MDVQKKLDDIVQAVGSARSVPMSASCVVNRAELLALLEEVRTALPGSLAQAQELLGGREQMVEEARAEADRIIESAHSQRGSLISDTEVVRQAQDEADRLLAEARAEAEEVRAQADDYVDSKLANFEVVLTKTIGAVDRGREKLLGRGPGLDEQGYEDAEAPERSADPATLTQRADAYVDAKFGAFQAVLTKTLEAVGRGRDKLQGARAIDELGAHLAAQGDPQSAAPPQADADYLAGLAGLTPVQSAPQPAPQEPQPGYYDQVAAYQQPTDYAYQQPEQVSYVQQQDPYGYDWQQAQQPAAQIPQQGYDAADYQQPQVPQQAQHVPQAPGTQPGALDETSLFDTSLINLDQLRQYEERRH comes from the coding sequence GTGGACGTCCAGAAGAAGCTCGACGACATCGTCCAGGCCGTCGGCAGCGCCCGGTCCGTGCCCATGTCGGCCTCGTGCGTGGTCAACCGCGCCGAACTGCTCGCCCTGCTGGAGGAAGTGCGCACCGCGTTGCCCGGCTCCCTGGCGCAGGCGCAGGAACTCCTCGGCGGGCGCGAGCAGATGGTGGAGGAGGCGCGCGCCGAGGCCGACCGGATCATCGAGTCCGCGCACAGCCAACGCGGTTCGCTGATCTCCGACACCGAGGTGGTCCGGCAGGCCCAGGACGAGGCGGACCGGCTCCTGGCCGAGGCGCGCGCCGAGGCCGAGGAGGTCCGCGCCCAGGCCGACGACTACGTCGACAGCAAGCTGGCCAACTTCGAGGTCGTGCTCACCAAGACCATCGGCGCCGTCGACCGCGGCCGGGAGAAGCTGCTCGGCCGCGGCCCGGGCCTGGACGAGCAGGGCTACGAGGACGCCGAGGCCCCCGAGCGCAGCGCCGACCCCGCGACCCTCACGCAGCGCGCTGACGCCTACGTGGACGCCAAATTCGGCGCGTTCCAGGCCGTGTTGACCAAGACCCTGGAGGCGGTCGGCCGCGGCCGGGACAAGCTCCAGGGCGCCCGCGCGATCGACGAGCTCGGCGCCCACCTCGCCGCACAGGGCGACCCGCAGTCCGCCGCCCCGCCGCAGGCCGACGCGGACTACCTCGCGGGCCTGGCCGGCCTCACCCCCGTCCAGAGCGCCCCGCAGCCTGCGCCCCAGGAGCCGCAGCCCGGCTACTACGACCAGGTCGCCGCCTACCAGCAGCCGACCGACTACGCCTACCAGCAGCCCGAGCAGGTCTCCTACGTCCAGCAGCAGGACCCGTACGGCTACGACTGGCAGCAGGCCCAACAGCCGGCCGCCCAGATCCCGCAGCAGGGCTACGACGCCGCCGACTACCAGCAGCCACAGGTACCCCAGCAGGCGCAGCACGTCCCACAGGCCCCCGGCACCCAGCCCGGCGCCCTGGACGAGACCAGCCTCTTCGACACCAGCCTGATCAACCTCGACCAGCTGCGGCAGTACGAGGAGCGCCGCCACTAG
- the coaD gene encoding pantetheine-phosphate adenylyltransferase: protein MRRAVCPGSFDPITNGHLDIIARASKLYDVVHVAVMINKSKQGLFTVEERIDLIRRATAEFGNVEVEAFHGLLVDFCKQRDIPAIVKGLRAVSDFDYELQMAQMNNGLSGVETLFVPTNPTYSFLSSSLVKEVAAWGGDVSHLVPPFVLEALTERLRNKA from the coding sequence TTGCGCCGCGCCGTCTGTCCGGGGTCCTTCGACCCCATCACCAACGGGCACTTGGACATCATCGCCCGGGCCTCCAAGCTGTACGACGTCGTCCATGTCGCCGTCATGATCAACAAGTCCAAGCAGGGCCTGTTCACGGTCGAGGAGCGGATCGACCTCATCCGGCGGGCCACCGCCGAGTTCGGCAACGTCGAGGTCGAGGCGTTCCACGGCCTGCTCGTCGACTTCTGCAAGCAGCGCGACATCCCCGCCATCGTCAAGGGCCTGCGCGCGGTCAGCGACTTCGACTACGAGCTCCAGATGGCCCAGATGAACAACGGCCTCTCCGGGGTGGAGACGCTCTTCGTGCCCACCAACCCCACCTACAGCTTCCTCTCCTCCAGCCTGGTCAAGGAGGTCGCGGCCTGGGGCGGCGACGTCTCCCACCTGGTCCCGCCGTTCGTCCTGGAGGCGCTGACCGAACGGCTCCGCAACAAGGCATGA
- the rsmD gene encoding 16S rRNA (guanine(966)-N(2))-methyltransferase RsmD, producing MTRVIAGAAGGRRLAVPPGNGTRPTSDRAREGMFSTWESLDGPLAGARVLDLYGGSGAVGLEALSRGAAHVLLVEADARAVRTIRENVKAVGLPGVEVRPGKAEQIAAAPAPGDPYDVAFLDPPYAVGDDDLREILLTLRGQGWLAGEALVTVERSTRGGAFAWPDGFEAIKARRYGEGTLWYGRAASVSAESTSATVS from the coding sequence ATGACCCGCGTGATCGCCGGCGCCGCCGGCGGCCGCCGCCTCGCCGTACCACCGGGCAACGGCACCCGCCCGACCTCCGACCGCGCGCGGGAGGGGATGTTCTCCACCTGGGAGTCGCTCGACGGCCCGTTGGCCGGTGCCCGGGTGCTCGACCTCTACGGCGGTTCCGGCGCGGTCGGTCTGGAGGCGCTCTCCCGCGGCGCCGCGCACGTCCTGCTGGTCGAGGCCGACGCCCGCGCGGTCCGCACCATCCGGGAGAACGTCAAGGCGGTCGGCCTCCCCGGCGTCGAGGTGCGCCCCGGCAAGGCCGAGCAGATCGCCGCGGCCCCGGCCCCGGGCGACCCCTACGACGTCGCCTTCCTGGACCCGCCGTACGCGGTCGGCGACGACGATCTCCGCGAGATCCTGCTCACACTCCGTGGTCAGGGGTGGCTTGCGGGGGAGGCACTCGTCACCGTGGAGCGGAGTACCCGGGGCGGTGCGTTCGCCTGGCCGGACGGATTCGAAGCGATCAAGGCCCGTCGCTACGGCGAGGGGACGCTTTGGTACGGTCGCGCCGCTTCGGTGTCAGCCGAATCGACGTCAGCAACCGTGTCATGA
- a CDS encoding helicase-related protein, with protein sequence MERVAALDEPLKKILGGTTAKVLAEHLGLETVGDLLHHYPRRYAERGELTRLSDLPLDEHVTVVARVADARVLTFNHGRGQRLEVTLTDGSGRLQLVFFGKGIHKPHKELLPGRRAMFAGKVSVFNRKLQLAHPEYALLDQDADSGAVDAFANQLMPIYPACQQMASWKIAKAVDAVLPSAQDAVDPLPPALRAGRGLIPLTEALLKIHRPDTKADIADARARLKWDEAFVLQVALARRRLAETQLPAVPRRLSPGGILDAFDARLPFTLTEGQSKVSREIFDDLSTEHPMHRLLQGEVGSGKAQPLDALVLTPRGFRPMGELAPGTEVVVPSGEIALVDGVFPQGEREVWRLVLADGSAIECDDEHLWIVSSRATGERVLTTRELRSALRDEAGHPRWSIAPATPVDLDDGGHRPLEPYALGRTLGAGGDGPTGRAVPAAYRNAPVKDRRALLHGLLDAGGEWRGTDGTLRPAPAPLAADVAWLARSLGGTARMAPADDGRVEVALTLPEDGAGCERAVTAVEYVGRRPVQCISVAHPSHAYVTDHFTVTHNTMVALRAMLGVVDSGGQAAMLAPTEVLAQQHHRSITEMMGDLAEGGMLGGSERGTKVVLLTGSMGAPARRQALLDLVTGEAGIVIGTHALIEDVVQFHDLGLVVVDEQHRFGVEQRDALRSKGKQPPHLLVMTATPIPRTVAMTVFGDLETSVLDQLPAGRSPIASHVVPAKDKPHFLARAWERVREEVTAGHQAYVVCPRIGDDEDESAAKGKTVKEKAAKGKTPKEAPPEASSPEDLAEKRPPLAVLDIAEQLRKGPLAGLRVAVLHGRMAPDDKDEVMRRFAAGELDVLVATTVIEVGVNVPNATAMVIMDADRFGVSQLHQLRGRVGRGSAPGLCLLVSEMPEASPARGRLAAVAGTLDGFELSRIDLEQRREGDVLGQAQSGVRSSLRMLAVIDDEEVIAAAREEATALVTADPELTGCPELRTALSALLDEEREQYLDKG encoded by the coding sequence ATGGAACGCGTGGCAGCGCTCGATGAACCCCTGAAGAAAATCCTCGGCGGCACCACCGCGAAGGTGCTGGCCGAGCACCTCGGCCTGGAGACGGTCGGCGATCTGCTGCACCACTATCCGCGCCGCTACGCCGAGCGCGGTGAGCTGACCCGGCTCTCCGACCTGCCGTTGGACGAGCACGTCACGGTCGTCGCCAGGGTCGCCGACGCCCGCGTGCTGACGTTCAACCACGGCCGCGGGCAGCGCCTGGAGGTGACCCTCACCGACGGCAGCGGCCGGCTCCAGTTGGTCTTCTTCGGCAAGGGCATCCACAAGCCGCACAAGGAGCTGTTGCCCGGCAGGCGCGCGATGTTCGCCGGCAAGGTCTCGGTCTTCAACCGCAAACTCCAGCTGGCGCACCCGGAATACGCCCTCCTCGACCAGGATGCCGACAGCGGTGCCGTCGACGCGTTCGCCAACCAGCTCATGCCGATCTACCCGGCGTGCCAGCAGATGGCCTCCTGGAAGATCGCCAAGGCGGTCGACGCGGTGCTGCCCAGCGCCCAGGACGCCGTCGACCCGCTGCCCCCGGCGCTGCGCGCAGGCCGCGGCCTGATCCCGCTCACCGAGGCGCTGCTGAAGATCCACCGCCCCGACACCAAGGCCGACATCGCCGACGCCCGCGCCCGGCTGAAGTGGGACGAGGCGTTCGTCCTCCAGGTCGCGCTCGCCCGCCGCCGCCTCGCCGAGACCCAACTCCCGGCCGTGCCCAGGCGGTTGAGCCCCGGCGGCATCCTCGACGCGTTCGACGCCCGGCTGCCGTTCACCCTCACCGAGGGCCAGTCGAAGGTCAGCCGGGAGATCTTCGACGACCTGTCGACGGAGCACCCGATGCACCGCCTCCTCCAGGGCGAGGTCGGCTCCGGCAAGGCCCAGCCGCTGGATGCCCTGGTGCTCACCCCGCGCGGCTTCCGCCCCATGGGCGAGCTGGCACCGGGCACCGAAGTGGTCGTGCCCAGCGGGGAGATCGCCCTGGTGGACGGGGTGTTCCCGCAGGGCGAGCGGGAGGTGTGGAGGCTGGTGCTCGCCGACGGCAGCGCGATCGAGTGCGACGACGAGCACCTGTGGATCGTCTCCTCGCGCGCCACCGGCGAGCGGGTGCTGACCACCCGCGAGTTGCGGTCCGCCCTGCGGGACGAGGCCGGCCACCCCCGGTGGTCGATCGCCCCGGCCACCCCGGTGGACCTCGACGACGGCGGCCATCGCCCCCTGGAGCCCTACGCGTTGGGCCGGACCCTCGGCGCCGGCGGGGACGGCCCGACCGGCCGCGCCGTCCCCGCCGCGTACCGCAACGCCCCCGTCAAGGACCGCCGGGCCCTGCTGCACGGCCTGTTGGACGCCGGCGGCGAGTGGCGCGGCACCGACGGCACCCTCCGCCCCGCCCCGGCCCCGCTGGCCGCCGATGTCGCCTGGCTGGCGCGCTCGCTGGGCGGGACGGCCCGCATGGCCCCCGCCGACGACGGCCGCGTCGAGGTCGCGTTGACGCTCCCGGAGGACGGGGCGGGCTGCGAGCGCGCGGTCACCGCCGTCGAGTACGTCGGCCGCCGGCCCGTCCAGTGCATCAGCGTCGCGCACCCCTCGCACGCCTACGTGACCGACCACTTCACGGTCACGCACAACACCATGGTCGCGCTGCGCGCCATGCTCGGCGTGGTGGACAGCGGCGGCCAGGCGGCGATGCTCGCGCCCACCGAGGTGTTGGCCCAGCAGCACCACCGCTCCATCACGGAGATGATGGGCGATCTGGCCGAGGGAGGCATGCTGGGCGGCTCGGAGCGGGGCACCAAAGTGGTGCTGCTGACCGGCTCGATGGGAGCCCCGGCCCGCCGCCAGGCACTGCTCGACCTGGTCACCGGCGAGGCCGGCATCGTCATCGGCACCCACGCCCTGATCGAGGACGTGGTGCAGTTCCACGACCTCGGCCTGGTCGTCGTCGACGAGCAGCACCGCTTCGGCGTCGAGCAGCGCGACGCCCTGCGCTCCAAGGGCAAACAGCCACCGCACCTGCTGGTGATGACGGCGACGCCGATCCCGCGGACGGTCGCCATGACGGTCTTCGGCGATCTGGAGACGTCGGTGCTGGACCAACTCCCCGCCGGCCGCTCGCCGATCGCCAGCCATGTGGTGCCGGCCAAGGACAAGCCGCACTTCCTCGCCCGGGCCTGGGAGCGGGTCCGGGAGGAGGTGACCGCCGGCCACCAGGCGTATGTGGTCTGCCCGCGGATCGGCGACGACGAGGACGAGTCCGCGGCCAAGGGGAAGACGGTCAAGGAGAAGGCCGCCAAGGGGAAGACGCCCAAGGAGGCGCCCCCGGAGGCGAGTTCGCCGGAGGATCTGGCCGAGAAGCGCCCCCCGTTGGCGGTGTTGGACATCGCCGAGCAGTTGCGGAAGGGCCCGCTCGCCGGATTGCGGGTCGCGGTGCTGCACGGCCGGATGGCCCCCGACGACAAGGACGAGGTGATGCGCCGCTTCGCCGCCGGTGAGTTGGACGTCCTGGTCGCCACCACCGTCATCGAGGTCGGGGTCAACGTGCCCAACGCCACCGCCATGGTGATCATGGACGCGGACCGCTTCGGCGTCTCCCAGCTCCACCAGCTCCGCGGCCGGGTGGGCCGCGGCTCGGCCCCCGGACTGTGCCTCCTGGTCAGCGAGATGCCCGAGGCCAGCCCGGCCCGCGGCCGGCTCGCCGCGGTCGCCGGCACCCTCGACGGCTTCGAGCTCTCCCGCATCGACCTCGAACAGCGCCGCGAGGGCGACGTCCTCGGCCAGGCGCAGTCCGGCGTCCGCTCCTCGCTGCGGATGCTCGCGGTCATCGACGACGAGGAGGTCATCGCGGCCGCCCGCGAGGAGGCCACCGCCCTGGTCACCGCCGACCCCGAGCTGACCGGCTGTCCCGAACTGCGGACCGCGCTGTCCGCCCTGCTGGACGAGGAACGGGAGCAGTATCTGGACAAGGGCTGA
- a CDS encoding DAK2 domain-containing protein: MPNPLDAAAVRTWCGLALEALGRERERIDAINVYPVADGDTGTNLYLTLESAARAVEAAFDGHASAGTAPGLADAVGAMAHGALIGARGNSGTILAQLLRGMAQVLATAPAGGSGAADALRAALRRAATAAYEAVAHPVEGTVLTVATAAADAAERAADGPAAVARAAHEGAAEALRATPGQLAVLGRAGVVDAGGCGLVALLGALADALSGEVGAAPVAVRAGGALPVAAGCDAVVRDGCADPHAGGPAFEVIYLLEAGDAEVAALRGRLDRLGDSLVVVGGDGLWHVHVHVDDAGAAVEAGIEAGRPYRVRITHFGAGPRAKEPELAARAVVAVVPGVGLAGLCAEAGATPVTVRPGEPPASGELVQAIRQARAREVMLLPNDPELRHTAAAAAEQARAEGIRVALIPTRSAVQGLAALAVHEPGRSFDQDMVAMTAAAGATRYAELAVAEHRSWTMAGVCQAGDVLGLIDGDVAVIGPDLARTATAVLDRMLSAGGELVTLILGADVPDELAAHLERHVRERHLAVDTVVYEGGEYAAPLLIGVE; this comes from the coding sequence GTGCCAAACCCGCTCGACGCCGCCGCGGTCCGCACCTGGTGCGGTCTGGCCCTGGAGGCGCTCGGACGGGAACGCGAGCGGATCGACGCGATCAACGTCTATCCGGTCGCCGACGGGGACACCGGCACCAACCTCTACCTGACGCTGGAGTCGGCCGCCCGCGCGGTCGAGGCCGCCTTCGACGGCCACGCCTCCGCCGGCACCGCGCCCGGCCTCGCGGACGCCGTCGGCGCCATGGCGCACGGTGCCCTCATCGGGGCGCGCGGCAACTCCGGCACCATCCTGGCGCAGCTCCTGCGCGGGATGGCCCAGGTACTGGCCACCGCCCCGGCCGGCGGTAGCGGCGCGGCGGACGCCCTGCGCGCGGCGCTGCGGCGGGCCGCGACGGCGGCGTACGAGGCGGTGGCGCACCCTGTGGAGGGCACCGTGCTGACCGTGGCGACGGCCGCCGCCGACGCCGCCGAGCGCGCCGCCGACGGGCCCGCCGCAGTCGCGCGAGCCGCCCACGAGGGCGCCGCCGAGGCACTGCGGGCCACCCCGGGGCAGCTCGCGGTGCTGGGCAGGGCGGGGGTGGTGGACGCCGGCGGCTGCGGGCTGGTGGCCCTGTTGGGCGCGCTCGCCGACGCGCTGTCCGGGGAGGTCGGTGCCGCCCCCGTCGCCGTACGGGCCGGTGGGGCGCTCCCGGTGGCGGCCGGTTGCGACGCGGTGGTCCGGGACGGCTGCGCCGATCCGCACGCCGGCGGCCCCGCCTTCGAGGTGATCTACCTCTTGGAGGCCGGGGACGCGGAGGTGGCCGCGCTGCGCGGCCGGCTCGACCGGCTCGGGGACTCGCTGGTGGTGGTCGGCGGGGACGGGCTGTGGCACGTCCATGTCCACGTCGACGACGCGGGGGCCGCGGTGGAGGCCGGCATCGAGGCCGGCCGGCCGTACCGGGTCCGGATCACCCACTTCGGCGCCGGCCCCCGGGCCAAGGAGCCGGAGCTGGCGGCCCGGGCCGTGGTCGCGGTGGTCCCCGGCGTCGGGCTGGCCGGGCTGTGTGCGGAGGCCGGCGCGACCCCGGTGACCGTCCGCCCCGGGGAGCCGCCCGCCAGCGGCGAACTGGTCCAGGCGATCCGGCAGGCCCGCGCCCGCGAAGTGATGCTGCTGCCCAACGACCCCGAGCTGCGGCACACCGCGGCGGCCGCGGCCGAGCAGGCCCGGGCCGAGGGCATCCGGGTCGCGCTGATCCCGACCCGCTCCGCCGTCCAGGGCCTCGCGGCGCTGGCCGTCCACGAGCCGGGCCGCAGCTTCGACCAGGACATGGTCGCGATGACCGCGGCGGCCGGCGCCACCCGCTACGCCGAACTGGCCGTCGCCGAGCACCGCTCCTGGACGATGGCCGGGGTCTGCCAGGCCGGGGACGTGCTCGGCCTGATCGACGGCGACGTCGCGGTGATCGGGCCCGACCTCGCCCGCACCGCGACGGCGGTGCTGGACCGGATGCTCTCCGCGGGCGGCGAACTGGTCACCCTCATCCTCGGCGCGGACGTCCCCGACGAACTCGCCGCACACCTGGAACGGCACGTCCGCGAGCGCCACCTCGCGGTGGACACGGTCGTCTACGAAGGCGGCGAATACGCGGCGCCGCTGCTGATCGGCGTGGAATAG
- the rpmB gene encoding 50S ribosomal protein L28: MAANCDVCGKGPGFGKSVSHSHRRTNRRWNPNIQTVRAVIGRTPKKLNACTSCIKAGKVSR, encoded by the coding sequence GTGGCTGCCAACTGCGACGTCTGCGGCAAGGGGCCGGGCTTCGGCAAGAGTGTCTCGCACTCGCATCGCCGCACCAACCGTCGTTGGAACCCCAACATCCAGACGGTGCGTGCAGTGATCGGGCGCACGCCGAAGAAGCTGAACGCCTGCACCTCGTGCATCAAGGCCGGCAAGGTCTCGCGCTGA
- the thiD gene encoding bifunctional hydroxymethylpyrimidine kinase/phosphomethylpyrimidine kinase: METPPRVLTVAGSDSGGGAGIQADLKTMLALGTHGMSVLTAVTAQNSLGVQGAWELPAEAVRAQFRSVVDDIGVQAVKTGMLSSAALVTTVAELLAGLTAPVVVDPVGISKHGDALLAASALDAVRTKLLPTATVATPNLDEVAQLTGVRVTTADGMRRAADAVLAFGPRWALIKGGHLPADAAGTAVDLLTDGVEEHWLRAPRHDNRHTHGTGCTLASALAARLAQGDTVPQAAAAAKEYVSGAIAAGFRLGAGIGPVDHGWRLRTR, translated from the coding sequence ATGGAGACACCACCCCGCGTGCTGACCGTCGCCGGCTCCGACTCCGGCGGCGGCGCCGGCATCCAGGCTGACCTGAAGACGATGCTGGCGCTGGGCACCCACGGCATGAGCGTGCTGACCGCGGTCACCGCGCAGAACTCCCTGGGCGTCCAGGGCGCGTGGGAGCTGCCCGCCGAGGCGGTGCGGGCCCAGTTCCGCAGCGTCGTCGACGACATCGGCGTGCAGGCCGTCAAGACCGGGATGCTGTCCTCGGCCGCGCTCGTCACGACCGTCGCGGAGCTGCTCGCCGGCCTCACCGCGCCGGTCGTCGTCGACCCCGTCGGCATCTCCAAGCACGGCGACGCGCTGCTGGCCGCCTCCGCCCTGGACGCGGTCCGCACCAAGCTGCTGCCGACCGCGACCGTCGCCACCCCCAACCTCGACGAGGTCGCCCAGCTCACCGGCGTGCGGGTCACCACCGCGGACGGGATGCGGCGGGCCGCCGACGCGGTCTTGGCCTTCGGGCCGCGCTGGGCGCTCATCAAGGGCGGCCACCTGCCGGCCGACGCCGCGGGCACCGCCGTGGACCTGCTCACCGACGGCGTCGAGGAGCACTGGCTGCGCGCCCCCCGTCACGACAACCGGCACACCCACGGCACCGGTTGCACCCTCGCCAGCGCCCTCGCGGCCCGGCTCGCCCAAGGCGACACCGTCCCGCAGGCCGCCGCGGCGGCGAAGGAGTACGTCAGCGGCGCGATCGCGGCCGGCTTCCGACTGGGCGCGGGCATCGGACCGGTCGACCACGGCTGGCGGCTGCGCACCCGCTGA
- a CDS encoding thiamine-phosphate kinase, translating into MKGTVGELGEFGLIRELTSRLTSTPAVRIGPGDDAAVVTAPDRRVVASTDVLLEGRHFRRDWSTAYDVGRKAAAQNLADIAAMGAVPTAILLGLVVPAELPATWATELMDGLRDECQVAGAAVVGGDVVRGETITIAITALGDLRNQEPVTRAGAQPGDVVAVTGWLGWSAAGYAVLTRGFRSPRAFVEAHRRPEPPYHAGPAAAALGATAMTDVSDGLVADLGHIADASKVRIDLRSAMIDIPSQMSDIGTAVGVDPMQWVLNGGEDHAIVATFPSDVKLPARWKVIGEVLNPSALPQVTVDGAPWAKAGWDHFGDDGDAE; encoded by the coding sequence ATGAAGGGCACCGTGGGCGAGCTGGGGGAGTTCGGGCTTATCAGAGAGCTCACCTCCCGGCTCACCTCCACTCCCGCCGTACGGATCGGGCCTGGGGATGACGCCGCGGTGGTCACCGCGCCGGACCGCAGGGTCGTCGCCAGTACCGACGTTCTCCTCGAAGGCCGGCACTTCCGCCGCGACTGGTCCACCGCCTACGACGTCGGCCGCAAGGCCGCCGCGCAGAACCTCGCCGACATCGCGGCGATGGGCGCGGTGCCCACCGCGATCCTGCTCGGCCTGGTCGTCCCCGCCGAACTCCCCGCGACCTGGGCGACCGAGCTGATGGACGGGCTGCGCGACGAGTGCCAGGTGGCCGGCGCCGCGGTGGTCGGCGGGGACGTGGTCCGCGGCGAGACCATCACCATCGCCATCACCGCCCTCGGCGACCTGCGCAACCAGGAGCCGGTCACCCGGGCCGGTGCCCAGCCCGGTGACGTGGTCGCGGTGACCGGCTGGCTCGGCTGGTCCGCCGCCGGCTACGCGGTGCTCACCCGCGGCTTCCGCTCTCCGCGCGCCTTCGTGGAGGCGCACCGCCGCCCCGAACCGCCGTACCACGCGGGCCCGGCCGCGGCCGCGCTCGGCGCCACCGCCATGACCGACGTCAGCGACGGGCTCGTCGCCGACCTCGGGCACATCGCCGACGCCAGCAAGGTCCGCATCGACCTGCGGTCGGCCATGATCGACATCCCCTCGCAGATGTCCGACATCGGCACCGCGGTCGGCGTGGACCCGATGCAGTGGGTCCTCAACGGTGGCGAGGACCACGCCATCGTCGCCACCTTCCCGTCCGACGTGAAGCTGCCCGCCCGTTGGAAGGTGATCGGCGAGGTCCTCAACCCCTCGGCGCTGCCCCAGGTGACGGTGGACGGCGCCCCCTGGGCCAAGGCCGGCTGGGACCACTTCGGCGACGACGGGGACGCCGAGTAG
- a CDS encoding Lrp/AsnC family transcriptional regulator, translating into MVQAYILIQTEVGRASAVAEVIAKLPGVLQAEDVTGPYDVIVRAQADTVDELGRMVVAKVQQVEGITRTLTCPVVHL; encoded by the coding sequence GTGGTACAGGCTTACATCCTGATCCAGACCGAGGTCGGCCGGGCCTCGGCGGTGGCGGAGGTCATCGCGAAGCTCCCCGGCGTGCTCCAGGCTGAGGACGTGACCGGCCCCTACGACGTCATCGTGCGCGCCCAGGCGGACACCGTCGACGAACTGGGTCGCATGGTGGTCGCGAAGGTCCAGCAAGTGGAAGGCATCACGCGGACGCTCACCTGCCCGGTGGTCCATCTCTAG
- a CDS encoding DUF3515 domain-containing protein produces the protein MLGRVIRAPRRYLAALPLLATVCAVAGCSSTPEVAAPSPTGDAARACRALHRDLPRTVDGLTRGTAEPVSDFTAIWGDPAVELRCGVPQPEVLRHGSEHYNPNPDSAEVNGVQWLFEKQDDGYRFTTVLRKVYVEVTVPGKYAPEINVLPDLADAVQRSIPAGV, from the coding sequence ATGCTCGGCCGGGTGATACGTGCCCCACGCCGGTACCTGGCCGCCCTACCCCTGCTCGCCACGGTGTGCGCGGTCGCGGGGTGTTCGTCCACCCCGGAGGTCGCGGCGCCCTCCCCCACGGGCGACGCCGCACGGGCCTGCCGGGCGCTCCACCGGGACCTGCCGCGGACCGTCGACGGGCTCACGCGGGGTACCGCCGAGCCGGTCTCGGACTTCACTGCCATATGGGGCGATCCTGCCGTGGAGCTGCGCTGCGGGGTGCCCCAGCCGGAGGTGCTCAGGCACGGAAGTGAACATTACAACCCCAACCCCGACTCCGCTGAAGTCAACGGCGTCCAGTGGCTCTTCGAGAAGCAGGACGACGGCTACCGCTTCACGACGGTGCTGCGGAAGGTCTACGTCGAGGTGACGGTGCCGGGGAAGTACGCCCCGGAGATCAACGTCCTACCGGACCTCGCGGACGCGGTGCAGCGGAGCATCCCGGCCGGCGTGTAG
- a CDS encoding D-alanine--D-alanine ligase family protein: protein MSSETTSHKPRVAVVFGGRSSEHAISVVTAGAVLAAIDRDKYDVLPIGITTDGRWALTADDPARMAITDRRLPNVAELAEGGDGAVVLSADPTSREVVYSEPGSVPKVLGEVDVVFPVLHGPYGEDGTLQGLLELSGVPYVGSGVLASAVGQDKDYMKRVFASFGLPVGPYEVIRPREWEQDAAGARKKIVDFAGEHGWPLFVKPARAGSSMGISKVDDLAGLDEAIEEARRHDPKIIVESLLRGREIECGVLEFEDGPRASAPAEIPPVTAHDFYDFEAKYIDSAAGIVPAPLTAEQTARVQELAVEAFEAASCEGLVRADFFLLDDGEFVINEINTLPGFTPISMYPRMWQESGVSYPELIDRLLQAALRRSTGLR, encoded by the coding sequence ATGAGCAGCGAGACCACCTCCCACAAGCCCCGTGTCGCCGTCGTGTTCGGCGGCCGCAGCTCCGAGCACGCCATCTCCGTGGTCACCGCCGGAGCCGTGCTGGCCGCCATCGACCGCGACAAGTACGACGTGCTGCCCATCGGCATCACCACCGACGGCCGCTGGGCGCTGACCGCCGACGACCCCGCGCGGATGGCGATCACGGACCGGCGGCTGCCCAACGTGGCCGAGCTCGCCGAGGGCGGCGACGGCGCGGTGGTGCTGTCCGCCGACCCCACCAGCCGCGAAGTCGTCTACAGCGAGCCGGGATCGGTCCCCAAGGTTCTCGGCGAGGTTGACGTCGTCTTCCCCGTGCTGCACGGCCCGTACGGCGAGGACGGCACGCTCCAGGGCCTGCTGGAGCTGTCCGGGGTGCCCTACGTCGGCTCCGGGGTGCTCGCCTCGGCCGTCGGCCAGGACAAGGACTACATGAAGCGGGTGTTCGCCTCCTTCGGGCTGCCGGTCGGCCCGTACGAGGTCATCCGCCCCCGCGAGTGGGAGCAGGACGCCGCCGGGGCCCGCAAGAAGATCGTGGACTTCGCCGGCGAGCACGGCTGGCCGCTGTTCGTGAAGCCGGCGCGGGCCGGCTCGTCCATGGGCATCAGCAAGGTCGACGACCTCGCCGGGCTGGACGAGGCGATCGAGGAGGCGCGGCGCCACGACCCCAAGATCATCGTGGAGTCGCTGCTGCGCGGCCGCGAGATCGAGTGCGGGGTGCTGGAGTTCGAGGACGGCCCGCGGGCCAGCGCGCCGGCCGAGATCCCGCCGGTCACCGCGCACGACTTCTACGACTTCGAGGCCAAGTACATCGACTCGGCCGCCGGCATCGTGCCCGCGCCGCTGACCGCGGAGCAGACCGCCCGCGTCCAGGAACTGGCGGTCGAGGCGTTCGAGGCGGCGTCCTGCGAGGGACTGGTCCGGGCGGACTTCTTCCTGCTGGACGACGGCGAGTTCGTGATCAACGAGATCAACACGCTGCCCGGTTTCACGCCCATCTCGATGTACCCGCGGATGTGGCAGGAGAGCGGCGTCAGCTACCCGGAGCTCATCGACCGCCTCCTCCAGGCCGCCCTGCGCCGCTCAACGGGGCTGCGCTGA